The following proteins are encoded in a genomic region of Triticum dicoccoides isolate Atlit2015 ecotype Zavitan chromosome 1B, WEW_v2.0, whole genome shotgun sequence:
- the LOC119350049 gene encoding uncharacterized protein LOC119350049 produces MATATAGPAPTFLHPKMQRLVSSPLRSPRRSHPGRAAERIAAGWILSLLDGQAPPVGARLIPPLVAVQHVRVQPPSPSTAPETLATPSLPPMTMASPHKALSSHLISPREGRGHGEISFCRYLFKRRAMEKPRRHGRNLTSSIQSRETTLLLFG; encoded by the exons atggcgacggcgacggctggtCCCGCGCCCACGTTCTTACATCCCAAGATGCAGCGGCTCGTCTCCTCTCCTCTCCGGTCTCCGCGGAGGAGCCACCCTGGTCGGGCAGCAGAGAGGATCGCCGCCGGCTGGATCCTTTCTCTTCTCGACGGCCAAGCACCACCGGTTGGAGCCCGTCTCATCCCCCCTCTGGTCGCCGTGCAGCACGTTCGGGTCCAACCTCCCTCCCCCTCGAcggcgcccgaaaccctagctaccCCCTCTCTTCCACCCATGACCATGGCGAGCCCGCACAAG GCACTTTCTTCCCATCTCATCTCCCCGCGTGAAGGAAGGGGCCATGGGGAGATAAGTTTCTGCAGGTACCTATTCAAGAGGAGGGCCATGGAGAAGCCCCGACGCCATGGAAGAAATCTCACTTCCTCGATTCAGTCCAGGGAGACGACGCTGCTGCTGTTCGGTTGA